The proteins below come from a single Miscanthus floridulus cultivar M001 chromosome 1, ASM1932011v1, whole genome shotgun sequence genomic window:
- the LOC136461167 gene encoding uncharacterized protein yields MHGCSGHVVAAESTTTTTTEKKGGVIMRVHVAVVCSAVGFLGFVILILGVAGEAATAQAYVWGPYDDGSDDGKCQYRSTPALACGIVAALLAITAQVVVTATSLCCGCCRTWEVPTETRRIVGIVLSAVSWITVLLVVALFIAGAALNVDQERQPDADGHCYRAPGSSLFAAATVLTVAATGMQIASYILLQVTTTPTSSTKPPMATQQPELAMGQPVVEPEPQQTAEEVVAVAVSGQKPSPPSAPVPSQATEPASQV; encoded by the exons ATGCATGGATGTA GTGGGCACGTAGTAGCAGCTgagtcgacgacgacgacgacgacggagaAGAAAGGCGGCGTCATCATGCGGGTGCACGTCGCGGTGGTGTGCTCTGCAGTGGGCTTCCTCGGCttcgtcatcctcatcctcggagTCGCCGGGGAGGCCGCCACCGCGCAGGCCTACGTCTGGGGGCCTTATGACGATGGCAGCGACGACGGAAAGTGTCAGTACCGCAGCACGCCGGCGCTGGCCTGTGGCATCGTCGCGGCGCTGCTGGCGATCACGGCTCAGGTCGTGGTCACCGCCACCAGCCTCTGCTGCGGGTGCTGCCGGACATGGGAGGTACCAACGGAGACAAGGCGCATCGTCGGCATCGTCCTCTCCGCCGTCTCATG GATAACTGTGCTTCTAGTGGTGGCACTGTTTATCGCGGGCGCTGCGCTTAACGTGGACCAAGAGAGACAACCCGACGCCGACGGCCATTGCTACCGCGCCCCAGGTAGCTCACTGTTCGCGGCAGCGACAGTCCTGACTGTCGCCGCCACAGGCATGCAGATCGCGTCCTACATCCTGCTCCAAGTGACGACGACGCCCACAAGCTCCACCAAGCCCCCGATGGCAACGCAGCAGCCGGAGTTGGCCATGGGGCAGCCGGTGGTGGAGCCTGAACCGCAGCAAACTGCAGAGGAGGTGGTTGCGGTCGCAGTCAGTGGCCAGAAGCCGTCGCCGCCTTCAGCTCCTGTACCGTCTCAAGCCACAGAACCTGCATCCCAAGTTTGA